One genomic segment of Aquipluma nitroreducens includes these proteins:
- a CDS encoding DMT family protein, with the protein MKGLYTIILLVMSNTFMTLAWYGHLKFAELKWFSKLGIIAIILISWGIALFEYMFQVPANRMGYKENGGPFSLIELKVIQEVITLLVFTAFSVILFKNENFRFNHLIGFVFLILAVYFIFKK; encoded by the coding sequence AATACGTTTATGACATTGGCCTGGTATGGACACCTTAAATTTGCAGAATTGAAATGGTTTAGCAAATTGGGAATTATAGCCATTATTTTGATTAGCTGGGGAATTGCCCTCTTCGAATACATGTTTCAGGTTCCGGCAAACCGCATGGGATACAAAGAAAATGGTGGTCCGTTCTCGTTAATTGAATTGAAAGTAATTCAGGAAGTAATTACACTACTCGTTTTTACAGCATTTTCAGTCATACTGTTTAAGAACGAAAACTTCAGGTTCAACCACCTGATAGGCTTTGTTTTCCTGATCCTGGCCGTTTATTTTATTTTCAAAAAGTAG